AGCGGGAAACGAACGGTGCGCCGTCCGAGCCACGCCCATAACGGACGATGCGGGCCAAACGGTTCACATTGCCATCGACCGCGGACAGCGGTGATAGTGATCATCCATCGACGCGGCCCGACGCCGTGTCAGCCGACGAGAGAACCGAGGAACATGGCGAAGATCAGCCTTCTGCGTCCCTTCGCGGTGGCCGCCGCGGGTGTCGTCCTGGTGGCGACCGGTGCCGCCCACGCCGTGGCCGCCGAACCGGGCGGCGCCGCCGCACCCGTCCCGACACCGCCGGTGTGCTCGCTGCCCTGCAGGCCACCACGGGTGCCGGCGCCCCGGGCGCCTTCGCGGTGATCCGCGACCACGGCGACCAGGAGTCCACCCGCTCGCTGGCCGTCGGCAAGGCCGACCTCGACGGGACCCCGATGAACTCCTCGTGGAGGTTCCGGGTCGGCAGCAACAGCAAGATGTTCACCGCCGTTCTCGTGATGCAGCTGGCGGAGGAGGGCCGGATCGACCTCGACAAGCCCCTGCGCGACTACCTCCCCGAGGGCACCCTCCCGGCCGGCTGGACCATGACGGGCCGCCAGGTGATGGAGCACCGGGCCGGCGTCTACGACCACACCAACGACCTGCTGGAGCAGGCCGGCGAGGAGACCACCAGCGCGTTCGAGGCGCGCATCCGCAGCACGGTGTACGACCCGCGCGACCTGGTGGCGATGTCGGTCAAGCACGGCATCCAGTACACCCCCGGCAGCCGCTACTCCTACTCCAACACCGACTTCGTACTGCTGGGCCTCGCGGTCGAGCACCTCACCGGACAGCCGTACCCGGAGGTGCTGAACGAGCGGATCATCCAGCCGCTCGGCCTGCGCAGGACCTCCTTCGTGGTGCCCGACCGGCAGATCAGTGGCGACCACGTCACCGGCTACCTCACCAACGACGACCGCAGCAAGCCGCTGCTGGACTCCACCGAGCAGAACGGCTCCTGGGTGTGGAGCGCCGGGGCCGTCATCTCCTCCGCCGAGGACCTCGACCACTTCCTGACCGCCCTGCTGGCCGGCAGCAGCGGCGGGCTGGTCACGGACGCCTCCCGGGACCAGATGACCGCCGCCCTGCCCACGCCCACCGCGAAGATCTCCTACGGCCTGGGGCTGCGCCGCATCTCGCTCTCCTGCGGGGACGTGTACGGCCACGGCGGCATCGTGCAGGGCTTCCAGACCCAGTCCTTCGTGGCCCCGGACGGGCACCGCAGCGTGGTGGTGTTCGCCAATGCCTCCAACAACGGCTCGGTGACGCAGGGTCTGATGAACGCGCTGGAGCCGGCCTTCTGCGGCAAGAAGCCCACGGCCGCCCCGCGGACGAACCTCGCCCCGCGCTCCGACCTGCGCGGCACGGGCTCCGCGTACGAGCTGCCCGTGGTGGAGGACACCCGGATCTGAGCCGCCGCCCGACGGCTCCCGCAGCCGCGCACGTACGCCCGCCCCTGGTCCGACCGGGGGCGGGCGCCGGTGTCAGTGCCTCGGCGGCCCCGGCCGGGGGCCGTCCGCGCTCAGGTCGGTCAGCGCCTCGGTGAGCAGTTCACGGGCCTCCTCGGCCCGGCCCTGCTCGATCAGCGCGGTGCCGAGCTCGGTCAGGGTCTTGGTCATGCTGTCCGGACGGCCGACCGCCTCGTAGTGCACCAGGGCCTGCCGGTAGGCCTTCTCGGCGGCCGGCCAGCGCCGCAACGCCGCGCGGTCCAGGCCGAGTTCGTGCGCGGTCATGGCCGCCAGCAGGTGCATCAGCGGGGAGGACCAGCGCTCCACCAGCTCCAGGGCGCCGGCCAGCGCCCGCCGCCGGGAGTCCACCGCCTCCTCGGCCCGGCCGGACTCCCGCAGGCAGTTGGCGGCGCCGCGCAGGGTGACCAGCCGGCCGATCCTGGCCGAGCGGCTGTCCACGTCGGCGAAGGCGTCCGCCGCGCGGTGGAAGGCCTCGGTCGCCTCGCGGTGGCGGCGCAGGTAGCGCAGGCCGGAGGCGAGGTAGGTGAGCGCCCAGCCCTGCTGCTCCCGGTCGCCGACCTCCTTCGCCAGCTCCAGCCCCTCACCGGCCAGTTCGATGCCGCGCTGGTAGCGGTGCAGGCAGGTGACGTACGTCCAGGCCAGGTAGTTGACGTGCACCGCCTCGGCCCGCCGGTCGCCGAGCGCGCGGGCGGCGTCCACCGAGAGCTGGAACACCTCCGCCCAGATGCCCCAGCTCAGCAGCCGGTCGGAGAACCAGTGCATGGCCTCGGCGGTGTCGACCACCTCCCGGTAGCGGCCGGACTGCTGGGCCTGGTGCAGGGCGGCCAGCCACTCCGGGTGCTCGTACTCCAGCCAGTGCGCCGCCTCGGTGAGGTGCGCCGGGGCCCGGCCGGTGACCGCGGCGTCGTCCTTCTCGTGCTCCGGGTCGAAGCGCAGCCCGTAGGCCGTCGCCCGGTCGAGGATCCGGCGGCCGGCCCGGCTGCGGACCTCGGCCAGCTCCTCGGCCGGCTCCTCGGCGGCCAGCCGCTCGGCCGCGTAGAGCCGCACCAGGTCGTGCAGGCGGTAGCGGTCCGGTGTGGCGGGCTGCAGCAGACCGGCGTCGACCAGCTGTTCCAGCAGCAGCTCGGTCCGGGCCTCCGAGCGGCCCGTGTAGGCCGCGGCGACGGCCGCCGTGAAGTCCGCCCCGGCGGTCAACGCACAGCGCCGCAGCACCAGTCGGGCCTCTACCGGCAGCCGCCGGTAGGACAGCTCGAAGGCCGGTCGGACCGCCAGGTCGCCGGTCTCCAGCAGATCCAGGCGGTTCTCCTCGGCGGCGAGCTGGCGCACCAGCTGGGCGACCGGCTGCTGCGGCCGGGCGACCAGCCGCTGCCCGGCGATCCGCAGCGCCAGCGGCAGGTATCCGCAGAGCCGGGCCAGTTCGGCGGTGGCATCGGGTGCGGCCTCGATCCGCTCCCGGCCGGCGATCCGGGCCAGCAGTGCGGCGGCCTCCGCCGGGGCGAGCACGTCCAGGCTCAGCCGGTGCACCGATTCCAGGCCGGGCAGCACGTTGCGGCTGGTCACGATGGTCACGGCCGGCCCGGAGCCCGGGAGCAGCGGGCGCACCTGGCCCTCGTCCGCGGCATTGTCCAGCACCAGGACGAGCCGGCGGTCGCGCACCAGGGCCCGGTAGAGGCCGGCCCGCTCCTCCGTCCCGGCGGGCACCGCGGCGTCCTCGACGCCCAGGGCGCGCAGCACCTGGCCGAGCGCGTCGCGCGCGGTCAGCGGCTGGGCGGACATCCCGGCGAGGTCGACGGAGAGCTGGCCGTCGGGGAAGCGCGGGGCCAGGGTGTGGGCGGCGTGCAGGGCGAAGGCCGTCTTTCCGAGTCCGGGCTGACCGCTGATCAGCACCACCCGGGGGTGGGCGGGCCGCTCGCCCGCGGCGAGGCCGGCGAGCGCGGCCAGGGCGTCCTCGCGGGCGGTGAAGTCGGCGATGTCCCGCGGCAGGGCGAGGGCACTCTGGCCGCGCTCGCCTGCCAGCCCTGCCTGCCCGGGCACGACCTGCCCGGCTACGGCCTCTCCGGTCCCGGCCGGCCCGCTCCCGGCCGGCGTCTGCGGCAGCGGATCCCGGGGTGCGGCCTGGGCCGGCACCCGGGCCGGGCCCGGCCGGAGGCCGCGCGGGCGCCCGCTCTGCGCGGCCCGGTCCAGCGCCTGCGCCCGCGCCTCGTCCAGGCCCAGCGCGCGGGCCAGGGCCCGTACGGTGCGCCGCTGCGGCCCGCGGGTACGGCCGCGCTCCATGTCCCCGAGGGCGCGCAGACTCACCCCGGCGGCCGCCGCAAGCTCCTCCTGCGTCAGGCCCGCCGCCACCCGGTGCCCGGCCAGCAGGCGGCTGAACTCGCCCGTACCCGCGCTTGCCTCCGTACCCGCTTCCGGGCCCGCCTCCGTGTCCGCGCCCGCCCCGGTGCCGCCCCCAGCCGCCATGCCCCGCCCCACTCCGTCGGTCCTGCCTGTTCCGCACTTCTGCCTGGGCCCGCACCCGGCGGGCCGTGACAGGCAGAAGTATGCCCGGCCGCGGGATTTCCCCGTACCCGGCCCCCGGTGAACGCATCCGCCCTGCTCAGCCGTTCAGTCAGTGAGGGATGCGCGGGCGGGCGAGGGTGGTTGTGCAGGGCAGAACTGCCGATGGTTCCGCCTGTGGTTCCGCCTGCGATCAGCGGTTTCCCAGCCGCGGCGGCAGGTCGATCCGTGCGTCCCGGAAGGCCCGTCAGCGGCTGCCCGCCACCAGCGCTTGCGCCCGCTGCCGCGCCTCCGCCCCCTCCACCCCGCGGCCCAGCTCCTCCAGCAGGTCGGCGAGCAGGCCGTGCGAGCGCGCCTCCAGCGCCGGGTCGCCGACGGTGCGGCCCAGGGCGACGGCGAGTCGCGCCGAGGAGAGGGCGGCGTCGCGGCGGCCGAGGGCGTGCAGGGCGCGGGCCCGGCTGTGGACGGCGAGGACGGCCTCGGCGGATCCGGCGCGGGCGGTGGCGGTGCGGACGGCCTCGTCGGCGTGGTCGAGGGCCGGCCCGGGGTGGCCGGAGAGGACCAGGGCGTCGGCGAGGTCGGTGAGCGAGCGGACCAGCAGGTGGTCGGCGGCCGGGGTGCGGGCGGCCGCCACCAGGTCGGTGAGCAGCGGCAGCGCCCGTTCGTACCGCCCGGCCCGCAGCAGTGCGGCGCCCACCCGGCTGCGGCAGTGGTGGCGCAGCGCCGGGTCGCCGGCCCGGTCGGCCGCCCCGACGGCGCGGTCCAGGTGCTCGGAGGCGGTCCGGTGGGCGGCGCGGGCGATGTGCAGGACGGCGAGGTCGGTGCCGAGCCGGGCGGCGGCCGCGTCGTCCCCGTCCGCGTGCGCGGCCCGCAGCCCGGCCTCGACGACGGCCCGCCAGTGCGTCCGGTCGTGGCCGGTGGTCTCGTACAACAGGCCGATCCGGTGGGCGAGTTGCCAGGCGTGGGCGGTCCGGCCGTACTGCTCGGCGCAGAGCACGACGGCCCGCAGCGCGCTCTCCTCCCGACGGAACCAGGCCGCCGCGCGGTCGCTGCCGCCGGCCGCCGCGCTCTCGGCCGTCCAGCCGGCGGTCACCTCCAGGTAGTGGGCGATCAGCCGGTCGAGGGCGACGAACCGTTCGTCGCAGGTGAGTTCGGCGGCCTTGCGGGCGGCGTAGCGGCGCACCAGCTCTCGCCGGGCGTAGCGGCCCGGGGTGGCCTCCTCCAGCAGGTGGACGGCGTCCAGCGCGGTGAGCAGGGTGCGGGTGGTGGCGGGCGGGAGGTCGGCGAGGGCGGCCGCGGTCGCGGTGTCGATCACCCCGCCGGGGTGCAGGCCGAGCAGGGTGAACAGCCGGGCGGCGTCGGGCGTCAGGGTCCGGTACGTCCGGTCCAGGGCGCTGATGAGGCCGATCGGGCCGCGGGCGGTACCGCTGCCGGGCCCGGAGAGGGCGGCCAACCCGGTCTGTTCGTCGGCGAGTTCGCGGGCGAGGTCGCCGGGGGTCCAGTCGGGTCGGGCGACCAGCCGGGCGGCGGCCAGGCGCAGCGCGAGCGGCAACCGGTCGCACCGCTCGGCGAGTTCGGCGAGCTCGGCGACGGCCTCCGGGCCCGTGCCCGTACGGTCCGGGCCGAGGGCGCGGGCGAGCAGCGCGGCGGCGTCCTCACCGGTGAGGACGCCGAGCGGGAGCGGGACGCCGCCCTCGCGGACCAGCAGGTGGCGCAGCCGGCCGCAGCTGGTGACGACGGTGACGGGCGTGCCGGCCTCCTCGTGCCCGGCCTCCTCGTGCCCGGGGTCGTCCGGCCCGGGGTCGTCCGGCCCGGGGTCGTCGGGTCGGGGGTCGTCGGGTCGGGGGTGCGTGGCCGGCGGGTCGGGCAGCAGCGGGAGGAGCTGTTCGTAGGAGGCGGCGTCGTCCAGCACGATCAGCATCCGGCGGCCGGAGACGAGGTCGCGGTACCGCCGGGAGCGCTCGGCCGTGGCGGCGGGCAGGGTGTCCGGGGCGTCGCCGAGGGCGGTGAGGAACTCGCCCAGGACGTCGGCCGGTTGGCGCGGCCCTGCCGGGTCGAAGCCGCGCAGGTCGGCGTGGAGGACGCCGTCCGGGAACCGCTCGGCGCCCCGCAGGGCCGCCCAGTGCCGGACCAGGGCGGTCTTCCCGGCCCCCACCGGACCGGTGACCAGCACCGGACGGCCGGACCTGGCTGCCGGCAAGGCCGCGTCCAGTGCGGCGAGTTCGGCCGCTCGGCCGACGAACCTGCGGTCGGGTACGACGGCCGCGAAGGCGGTGGCGGCCCCGACCGCCGCGATCGTGGTCGGGGCAGCGGAGGAGGCGGGCTGTGCCCTCAACCGTTCGCCGACGATGCGCAGTTCAGGTCCGGGTGGGCCGGAGAGCAGGGCCGTCGCCCGTTCGTACCGCTCCCGCGCCTCCTGGTACCGGCCGCCCTGCTCCAGGCAGTGCACCAGCCGGGCGGCCAGGGCCTGCCGGGACGGGTGGGCATCGGCCGCCTCGGCCAGTTCGGCGGCCAACTCGCCGCCCCGGCCCGCCCGGAGCAGCGCCTCGGCCAGCCGGTCCAGAGCACGCAGCCGCAGGTCGGCCAGGGGCGGGACGACCCGCTCGCGCAGCAGGGCGGAGCCGCAGTCGACGAGGGCCGGGCCACGCCACAGGTCCAGCCCGGCGCGCAGCAGCGGCACCGCCGGGTCCTCCGGCGCCCCGCCCGCCGGGTGCACGCGGCCGGTGGGCTCGGGCAGCAGCACGCCCGCCTGCTCGCAGAGCCGGAGGAAGCGCAGCACGTCCACCCGGTCGGGACTGCCGGCCAGCAGGTACCCGGACGCCCGGGTGTCCAGGACCAGGCCCGTCCCGTCCAGCAGTTGGCGCAGGGCCGCGACGTGCCCCTGCAGCGCGGACCGGGCGGTGGGCGGGGCCGCCCCGTCCCAGACCAGCTCGATCAGCTCCTCGGTGGCCACCGTCTGGTTCATCCGCACCGCGAGCGCACTCAGCAACGCCCGGCGCTTCGGGCCCGAGGGCGTCGCCGCCGCCCCGTGCTCGCGCCGCACGAGCACCGGGCCGAGCAGATCGATGTGCACGCGCCCCTCTCCTCCCCCACCCGCGGCCTCCCCGATCCGTTCGAGGATAGGCCCCACCTGCGCCTTTCACACCGCGTCGGCGAGGCCTCCCACGCCGAACGGCCGCGGCACCGGACGGGCCGCCGGGACTCCCGGCCCGGCGCCCCACCGGGGCCGCTACCCATTCGACGGGTGTGGCACGAAGCACCGTTCACCCACCAGCCCCGCGCCCAGCGGAGGCAGCGGGTCCGAGCCGCAACCGACACCGGCCCCGCCCGCGTCCACCCGACAACAGGAGCGGCGGCAGGTCGCGAGCCGGACAGCTTCGCGCACTACACTGCTCCACCCCGAGGGCAGACCCTCGGGTCCGGTCGTGTGGCGTGGTGGGGGTTGTGGTGCGGATTCGGCTGCTCGGCCCGGTGGAGCTGCGGGTCGAGGAGCGCGGCTTCGCCACCCTGGCCGGGGCGCAACGGCGGGCGATCCTGGCGCTGTTGGCGCTGCGGCTCGGGCGCGTGGTCACCGTGGACCAGTTCTGCGAGGCGCTGTGGGGCGAGTGGCCGCCGGCCAGTGCGCGGGCGGCCGTGCAGGGGCATGTCGCCGCGCTGCGCAAGCTGCTCGCCGGCACCCCGTTCGAGCTGCACACCCGGGCGTCGGGCTACCTGCTGGCCGGGCCGGCCGAGGAGGTGGACGCGTTGCGCTTCGAGGCGCTGGCCGCGCGGGCCGCCGAGCACGCCGACCGCGGTGACGACACCGTGGCCGTCGCCTTGCTGGAGGAGGCCCTGCGGCTGTGGCGCGGCGAGGCCCTGGCCGATCTGCCCGACACCCCGTCGCGCGCCGCGGCGGTGGACCAGCTGGGGCAGGCCCGCACCGCCGCCCTGCTCTGCTGGGCCGGGCTGCGGCTACGGCAGGGCACCGGTGCGGCCGCAGTGGCAGGGCTGGAGCAGAACGTGCGGGCGGACGGGCTGCGCGAGGAGCTGGTGGCCCTGCTGGTGCGCTGTCTGCACCAGGCCGGACGGCCCGCGGACGCACTGGCCGCCTACCACCGGGCCCGGCAGCGGCTGGACCGCGAGCTGGGGATCCGGCCCGGCCCGGTCCTGCAGGCCGCGCTCGCCGAGGTGCTGGCCGACGACCACCCGGAGCAGCCGCCCGCCGCACCCCCGACCCCCGCGCCGAGTCCCCTTCCCCCCGCTCCCCGCGCCTCGCACGCCTCCCCGGCCTCGCGCCGACTCCCCCGCCGTCC
The genomic region above belongs to Streptomyces sp. 1331.2 and contains:
- a CDS encoding serine hydrolase domain-containing protein; this encodes MLAALQATTGAGAPGAFAVIRDHGDQESTRSLAVGKADLDGTPMNSSWRFRVGSNSKMFTAVLVMQLAEEGRIDLDKPLRDYLPEGTLPAGWTMTGRQVMEHRAGVYDHTNDLLEQAGEETTSAFEARIRSTVYDPRDLVAMSVKHGIQYTPGSRYSYSNTDFVLLGLAVEHLTGQPYPEVLNERIIQPLGLRRTSFVVPDRQISGDHVTGYLTNDDRSKPLLDSTEQNGSWVWSAGAVISSAEDLDHFLTALLAGSSGGLVTDASRDQMTAALPTPTAKISYGLGLRRISLSCGDVYGHGGIVQGFQTQSFVAPDGHRSVVVFANASNNGSVTQGLMNALEPAFCGKKPTAAPRTNLAPRSDLRGTGSAYELPVVEDTRI
- a CDS encoding ATP-binding protein; this translates as MAAGGGTGAGADTEAGPEAGTEASAGTGEFSRLLAGHRVAAGLTQEELAAAAGVSLRALGDMERGRTRGPQRRTVRALARALGLDEARAQALDRAAQSGRPRGLRPGPARVPAQAAPRDPLPQTPAGSGPAGTGEAVAGQVVPGQAGLAGERGQSALALPRDIADFTAREDALAALAGLAAGERPAHPRVVLISGQPGLGKTAFALHAAHTLAPRFPDGQLSVDLAGMSAQPLTARDALGQVLRALGVEDAAVPAGTEERAGLYRALVRDRRLVLVLDNAADEGQVRPLLPGSGPAVTIVTSRNVLPGLESVHRLSLDVLAPAEAAALLARIAGRERIEAAPDATAELARLCGYLPLALRIAGQRLVARPQQPVAQLVRQLAAEENRLDLLETGDLAVRPAFELSYRRLPVEARLVLRRCALTAGADFTAAVAAAYTGRSEARTELLLEQLVDAGLLQPATPDRYRLHDLVRLYAAERLAAEEPAEELAEVRSRAGRRILDRATAYGLRFDPEHEKDDAAVTGRAPAHLTEAAHWLEYEHPEWLAALHQAQQSGRYREVVDTAEAMHWFSDRLLSWGIWAEVFQLSVDAARALGDRRAEAVHVNYLAWTYVTCLHRYQRGIELAGEGLELAKEVGDREQQGWALTYLASGLRYLRRHREATEAFHRAADAFADVDSRSARIGRLVTLRGAANCLRESGRAEEAVDSRRRALAGALELVERWSSPLMHLLAAMTAHELGLDRAALRRWPAAEKAYRQALVHYEAVGRPDSMTKTLTELGTALIEQGRAEEARELLTEALTDLSADGPRPGPPRH
- a CDS encoding AfsR/SARP family transcriptional regulator; the encoded protein is MHIDLLGPVLVRREHGAAATPSGPKRRALLSALAVRMNQTVATEELIELVWDGAAPPTARSALQGHVAALRQLLDGTGLVLDTRASGYLLAGSPDRVDVLRFLRLCEQAGVLLPEPTGRVHPAGGAPEDPAVPLLRAGLDLWRGPALVDCGSALLRERVVPPLADLRLRALDRLAEALLRAGRGGELAAELAEAADAHPSRQALAARLVHCLEQGGRYQEARERYERATALLSGPPGPELRIVGERLRAQPASSAAPTTIAAVGAATAFAAVVPDRRFVGRAAELAALDAALPAARSGRPVLVTGPVGAGKTALVRHWAALRGAERFPDGVLHADLRGFDPAGPRQPADVLGEFLTALGDAPDTLPAATAERSRRYRDLVSGRRMLIVLDDAASYEQLLPLLPDPPATHPRPDDPRPDDPGPDDPGPDDPGHEEAGHEEAGTPVTVVTSCGRLRHLLVREGGVPLPLGVLTGEDAAALLARALGPDRTGTGPEAVAELAELAERCDRLPLALRLAAARLVARPDWTPGDLARELADEQTGLAALSGPGSGTARGPIGLISALDRTYRTLTPDAARLFTLLGLHPGGVIDTATAAALADLPPATTRTLLTALDAVHLLEEATPGRYARRELVRRYAARKAAELTCDERFVALDRLIAHYLEVTAGWTAESAAAGGSDRAAAWFRREESALRAVVLCAEQYGRTAHAWQLAHRIGLLYETTGHDRTHWRAVVEAGLRAAHADGDDAAAARLGTDLAVLHIARAAHRTASEHLDRAVGAADRAGDPALRHHCRSRVGAALLRAGRYERALPLLTDLVAAARTPAADHLLVRSLTDLADALVLSGHPGPALDHADEAVRTATARAGSAEAVLAVHSRARALHALGRRDAALSSARLAVALGRTVGDPALEARSHGLLADLLEELGRGVEGAEARQRAQALVAGSR